The Lactuca sativa cultivar Salinas chromosome 2, Lsat_Salinas_v11, whole genome shotgun sequence genome includes a window with the following:
- the LOC111915970 gene encoding citrate synthase, mitochondrial-like encodes MLGFGSPAMQELMRLYVTIHTDHEGGNVSAHTRHLVASALSDPYLSFAAALNGLIKDCFFPLVQEVLLWIKSVVDEEYITKDKLQDYVWKTLNSGKVVPGFGHGVLRKTDPRYMCQREFALKHLPDDPLFQLFSTFLALFVSNLYEVVPPILTELGKVKNPWPNVDAHSRVLLNTKLQSIKVLICKRGGSRIQFQIHSKF; translated from the exons ATGCTTGGATTTGGTAGTCCAGCCATGCAAGAGCTTATGAGGCTTTATGTCACTATCCATAC TGACCATGAAGGTGGAAATGTGAGTGCTCATACCAGACATCTT GTTGCTAGTGCTCTATCGGATCCATACCTCTCATTTGCTGCAGCATTAAATGGTCTCATAAAAG ATTGTTTTTTTCCTTTGGTGCAGGAGGTTTTGCTGTGGATAAAGTCAGTGGTGGATGAAGAGTACATAACCAAGGATAAATTGCAAGACTATGTTTGGAAAACCTTGAATAGTGGGAAG GTTGTTCCAGGATTTGGGCATGGAGTTTTAAGGAAAACAGATCCTAGATACATGTGTCAAAGAGAATTTGCATTGAAGCATTTGCCTGATGATCCTCTTTTCCAGCTGTTTAGCACATTTTTGGCTTTGTTT GTTTCAAATCTTTATGAAGTGGTGCCTCCGATCCTAACAGAACTTGGCAAG GTGAAAAACCCTTGGCCCAATGTTGATGCTCACAGTAGGGTGTTGCTTAACACAAAACTGCAATCAATCAAGGTTCTCATTTGCAAGAGAGGAGGATCAAGGATCCAATTTCAAATTCACTCAAAGTTTTAG